A section of the Methanosphaera cuniculi genome encodes:
- the queC gene encoding 7-cyano-7-deazaguanine synthase QueC: MSKPKAISVLSGGLDCTVATSIYSDKYDITAITFNYGQQSFDREVKAAKKVCEKLEMEHIIIDLPWLKEISNSSLTTDDEIPTPTDEDLDNIEVAQQTAKSVWVPARNTVFCSIALAYAEAMGAKIIIVGWDYEEAITFPDNSKEYLDAFNKTIEYGSFDSIQIKAPLINLDKDDIVRTGIEYNAPIEDSYSCYTGSELHCGVCESCKRRRRAFEKLKIEDPTEYEN; this comes from the coding sequence ATGTCAAAACCTAAAGCAATATCAGTACTCTCAGGAGGACTAGATTGTACAGTAGCAACATCCATATATAGTGATAAATATGATATTACAGCTATAACATTTAACTATGGACAACAAAGCTTCGATCGTGAAGTTAAAGCAGCAAAAAAGGTATGTGAAAAACTAGAAATGGAACATATCATAATAGATCTACCATGGCTTAAAGAAATAAGTAACTCATCACTAACAACAGATGATGAAATACCAACACCAACAGATGAAGATCTAGATAACATAGAAGTTGCACAACAAACTGCAAAATCAGTATGGGTTCCAGCACGAAACACAGTATTTTGCTCAATAGCATTAGCATATGCAGAAGCTATGGGTGCAAAGATTATAATTGTAGGATGGGATTATGAAGAAGCAATAACATTCCCTGATAACTCAAAAGAATACCTTGATGCATTTAATAAAACAATAGAATATGGATCTTTTGACTCTATACAAATAAAAGCACCATTAATTAACCTTGATAAAGATGATATCGTAAGAACTGGAATTGAGTATAATGCACCAATTGAAGATAGTTACTCATGCTACACTGGAAGTGAATTACATTGTGGAGTATGTGAATCATGTAAAAGACGAAGACGAGCATTTGAAAAACTAAAAATTGAAGATCCAACAGAATATGAAAACTAA
- the larC gene encoding nickel pincer cofactor biosynthesis protein LarC: MVLIIDPQVSGVAGNMFIGAFIDLGANQEKIVEVIKTYGEYFGKIDVKIEKKLKAGIMTTYAQIKAEDNNKARHYHDIIENLDMITQKHYPENEKIHKTIQLTKKIFKTIADAECKAHNMSIDKIHFHEVGNADAVCDVIGSAYAYYDLKLDDEKIYSLPVATGYGSVNTQHGILPVPAPAVANILSHTPVHTGEAECELATPTGSAILVNITDEYIESTPTIVDMKIGYGAGAKDLKILNALRLIHATSMTPKDTITVLETNVDTLTGEVLGSLFDTMLSEGARDISITPTIMKKNRPGHIIKIICKNKDAEHLCDVLIKHTGTLGVRIIPTLHRSAITRKNVESKITIEDKTYPVNFKIGYTDDKIIKCTPEYEDIKKISKITNLTIQQLTTLAIKQYEGEE; encoded by the coding sequence ATGGTATTAATCATAGATCCACAAGTTTCAGGAGTAGCAGGAAACATGTTCATAGGAGCATTCATAGATCTTGGAGCAAACCAGGAAAAAATAGTTGAAGTAATTAAAACCTATGGTGAATACTTTGGAAAAATTGATGTTAAAATAGAAAAAAAACTAAAAGCAGGAATAATGACAACATATGCACAGATCAAAGCTGAAGATAACAATAAAGCACGTCATTATCATGATATTATAGAAAATCTTGATATGATCACACAAAAACATTACCCGGAGAATGAAAAGATACATAAAACAATACAACTTACAAAGAAAATATTTAAAACAATAGCTGATGCAGAATGTAAGGCACATAACATGAGTATTGATAAAATACATTTTCATGAAGTAGGAAATGCAGATGCTGTATGTGATGTGATAGGATCAGCATATGCTTATTATGATCTTAAACTTGATGATGAAAAAATATACTCATTACCTGTTGCAACAGGATATGGATCTGTAAATACACAACATGGAATACTACCAGTACCAGCACCAGCAGTAGCAAATATACTCTCACACACACCAGTACATACAGGTGAAGCTGAATGTGAACTTGCAACACCAACAGGTTCAGCAATACTTGTTAATATAACAGATGAATACATAGAATCCACACCTACAATAGTAGATATGAAGATTGGATATGGAGCAGGAGCTAAAGATCTTAAAATACTAAATGCACTAAGATTAATACATGCTACTAGTATGACACCAAAAGATACAATCACAGTACTTGAAACAAATGTTGATACACTAACAGGTGAAGTTCTTGGAAGCTTATTTGATACAATGCTAAGTGAAGGTGCACGAGATATAAGTATAACACCAACAATCATGAAAAAAAACAGACCAGGACATATAATTAAAATAATTTGTAAAAATAAGGATGCAGAACACTTATGTGATGTTTTAATTAAACATACAGGAACACTGGGTGTACGAATAATACCAACACTACACCGCTCAGCAATAACACGAAAAAATGTAGAAAGTAAAATCACAATAGAAGATAAAACATATCCTGTAAATTTCAAGATAGGATATACAGATGATAAAATAATAAAATGTACACCTGAATATGAAGATATTAAAAAAATATCAAAAATCACAAATCTTACAATACAACAACTAACAACCCTGGCAATAAAACAATATGAAGGAGAAGAATAA
- the cobS gene encoding adenosylcobinamide-GDP ribazoletransferase, with amino-acid sequence MAKAKYRKNAIIKPSINGILGIIGFSTRIPIKRFVTLEEMQGNVFIWPYVGLLIGVIGAIIAYIVYDLLSLPLILSAAIVYSFLIWFTGFNHIDGVMDLGDGLMVHGDHQKRLNVMRDSMVGTGGIATFFIVAIITIAALASVPVNEIIQTVILMELCAKTGMITTMEFGSTDDTGIARDIKKGIDYKVLSINIIIAFIIAYLLLGEIGVISLLATVIFALYLAMVAEKNFGCVTGDMLGASNEIGRAVALIFVVLNMSIAIL; translated from the coding sequence ATGGCAAAGGCAAAGTATAGAAAAAATGCAATAATTAAACCATCAATAAATGGAATACTTGGAATAATAGGATTTTCAACAAGAATACCAATAAAAAGATTTGTAACACTCGAAGAGATGCAAGGAAATGTATTCATCTGGCCATATGTAGGACTACTAATTGGAGTAATTGGAGCTATCATAGCATACATTGTATATGATCTACTTAGTTTACCATTAATATTATCTGCAGCAATAGTTTATTCATTTTTAATATGGTTTACAGGATTTAATCATATTGATGGTGTAATGGACTTAGGTGATGGTCTCATGGTACATGGAGATCACCAGAAACGATTAAATGTAATGCGAGATTCAATGGTGGGAACAGGTGGAATTGCAACATTTTTTATTGTAGCAATTATCACAATAGCAGCACTAGCATCAGTACCTGTAAATGAAATAATTCAAACTGTAATTCTTATGGAATTATGTGCAAAAACAGGAATGATAACAACCATGGAATTTGGATCAACAGATGATACTGGAATTGCACGAGACATAAAAAAAGGTATTGATTATAAAGTATTATCAATAAACATTATAATAGCATTCATAATTGCATATCTACTACTAGGAGAGATAGGAGTAATATCATTACTTGCAACAGTAATATTTGCACTATATCTTGCAATGGTAGCTGAGAAAAACTTCGGTTGTGTAACAGGAGATATGCTAGGAGCATCAAATGAAATAGGACGAGCTGTAGCACTAATATTTGTAGTACTAAACATGAGCATAGCAATCCTATAA
- a CDS encoding tRNA (cytidine(56)-2'-O)-methyltransferase: MITVLRLDHRLGRDTRITTHVCLTSRAFGADKVILSGERDRHIIESVESVVDNWGGDFQVEYDPKAIKVIKDHKKQGYEIIHLTMYGKHVEDVIPEIRDNGKDKLIIVGGSRVPTEVYELADWNLSVTNQPHSEVAALAICLHYAMNGEELNVTYPDGKMQVIPNNEHKQVIKNE; encoded by the coding sequence ATGATAACAGTATTAAGATTAGATCATAGATTAGGAAGAGACACAAGAATAACAACACATGTATGTCTAACATCACGAGCATTTGGAGCAGACAAAGTAATACTCAGTGGAGAACGAGATAGACACATCATAGAATCAGTAGAAAGCGTAGTAGACAACTGGGGAGGAGACTTCCAAGTAGAATATGATCCAAAAGCAATTAAAGTAATAAAAGACCATAAAAAACAAGGATATGAAATAATCCACCTAACAATGTATGGAAAACATGTGGAAGATGTAATACCAGAAATAAGAGATAATGGTAAAGATAAACTAATCATCGTAGGAGGATCACGAGTACCAACAGAAGTCTATGAACTAGCAGACTGGAATCTAAGTGTAACAAACCAACCTCACTCAGAAGTAGCAGCACTTGCAATATGCCTACACTACGCAATGAATGGTGAAGAACTAAATGTAACATATCCTGATGGAAAAATGCAAGTAATACCAAATAATGAGCATAAACAGGTAATAAAAAACGAATAA
- a CDS encoding inositol-3-phosphate synthase → MDKIKIAVVGLGNCASSLIQGINYYADKTEEDVDGLMHWSIDGYKPSDIEVVAAFDIDARKVGKDVSEAIYAKPNCTTIFYPDMDKTNVTVTMGKVLDGVAPHMKEYKDDSTFIISEEPENGKDEIVKVLKESGAEMLVNYLPVGSDEAGKFYADCALEAGIAFINCVPIFIVSDPEYEAKFRDAGIPCVGDDIKAQIGATITHRTLASLFADRGVKLDRTYQLNTGGNTDFLNMLNHDRLASKRESKTEAVQSVLAQRLDDDDIHIGPSDYVPWQKDNKLCFLRMEGRTFGDVPMNIELRLSVEDSPNSAGCVIDAIRCCKLALDRGISGALTSISSYVMKHPPIQYPDDIAHDKVDEFIEGKLER, encoded by the coding sequence ATGGACAAAATCAAAATAGCAGTAGTAGGACTAGGTAACTGTGCTAGTTCATTAATTCAGGGAATAAACTATTATGCAGATAAAACAGAAGAAGACGTAGATGGATTAATGCATTGGTCAATTGATGGCTATAAACCATCAGACATTGAAGTAGTGGCAGCATTTGATATTGATGCTAGAAAAGTAGGAAAAGATGTAAGTGAAGCAATCTATGCAAAACCAAACTGTACAACAATATTCTACCCTGATATGGATAAAACAAATGTAACAGTTACAATGGGAAAAGTACTTGATGGTGTAGCACCACATATGAAAGAGTACAAAGATGATTCAACCTTTATAATATCAGAAGAACCTGAAAATGGTAAAGATGAAATTGTAAAAGTATTAAAAGAAAGTGGAGCAGAAATGCTTGTAAACTATCTACCTGTAGGATCTGATGAAGCAGGAAAATTCTATGCAGACTGTGCACTTGAAGCTGGAATTGCATTTATTAACTGTGTACCAATATTTATTGTAAGTGATCCTGAATATGAAGCAAAATTTAGAGATGCTGGAATACCATGTGTTGGTGATGATATTAAAGCACAAATTGGTGCAACAATTACACACAGAACACTTGCAAGCCTATTTGCAGACCGTGGAGTAAAACTTGATAGAACATACCAACTTAACACTGGTGGAAATACAGATTTCTTAAACATGCTTAATCATGATCGTTTAGCATCAAAACGTGAATCAAAAACAGAAGCTGTACAATCAGTACTTGCACAAAGACTTGATGATGATGACATACACATAGGTCCTAGTGACTATGTACCATGGCAAAAAGATAATAAACTATGCTTCCTAAGAATGGAAGGAAGAACCTTTGGTGATGTACCAATGAACATTGAACTAAGACTAAGTGTAGAAGATAGCCCAAATAGTGCAGGTTGTGTAATAGATGCAATTAGATGTTGTAAACTAGCATTAGATCGTGGAATTAGCGGAGCACTCACATCAATATCCTCATATGTAATGAAACATCCACCAATCCAATATCCTGATGATATTGCACATGATAAAGTAGATGAATTCATCGAAGGAAAACTTGAAAGATAG